From the genome of Candidatus Eremiobacteraceae bacterium, one region includes:
- a CDS encoding efflux RND transporter permease subunit has protein sequence MSIARFAVTRRVAVAMLSAAIVVLGLFAAPRLAVALLPSFAPPVVSVNVAYTNASPETIETTVTRPIENAVSRVSGIDILESTSSQGLSTVRVQFVYGTDINAAAVDVQQQVARIRASLPNDPNLQEPQIIKADPNATPVLVLEVTDPSRSPRDLSDIVVNQFSDELASAPGVGSVNLSGVTQRAIMVEPDAHRLAANGLTLNSLMTRISNENVDLPAGVVQIGPQEFGVRTNALYTAPDQIADTIVTFQNGVPIRLRDVANITDSIQEQRVFTRLNGKPSLLLTVTAQPDANIVEVANGVTDKINDIKQRFPTVQWATLLDQREFILLALASLEHTAMYGAILAVLVILLFLHSWRATVIVAVSLPVSILGTLFVAYAFHESINTITLGGIALGVGLIVDDAVVVIENISRFLGKGLAPSAAAEGATVQILGAVMASSATVITVFFPLLLIPGLQGLIFGPFAIVVMSAVAISLIVAVTAVPMLSAELLRRRGANHTEPNSATRPGGSFSAAFDRTYERLERTYRSALSFCLDRPLAVLGTAAALFTLTVVAMQLGVVSTEIFPASDSRFLQFDLQAPNGTALNVMNAISLTVEKALADDPRVTAVGSTVGQSGFVSRPVTNRASIQVALKRGTSGPVAAAFVKEWHKKLMDAAAKQPNTPDGAALHNAMVGTIVRGQTIDIVQRQISQGQTALELEIFGPDINKLLAISDDVMNRISQIAGVDTPDKNVTNSQPEIDVTIDRTRLMEAGMGTGDLAQFVSTATNGSIASYYQINGIQYPIVVQMPANQRRSYPSLQSLEFTPIGSSTSAANATGAANAKGIQPTSTLGSIATLTEGLGPSAISREDRQRRVEISAPISGRPLGPILVDAAKVMNNYPMPAGYRWEYGPEIQRGETSFNSLYLAVGLAILLIYMLLAAQFESYVDPLVVMTSIPLSLVGIIGSLVVTNRAFGLTAFIGSLMLVGIAVKNAILVIEFTKQLREDGVDAREALLHAGPLRLRPILMTTFATIGGMLPLALGIETGSSTQAPLATVVIGGLITSTFLSLLVVPTLYLAIARRSKGKFISRRRTPEAEPTAAEEHVPVLS, from the coding sequence ATGTCCATAGCAAGATTTGCAGTCACCCGCCGGGTCGCCGTTGCGATGCTGTCGGCCGCCATTGTAGTCTTGGGTCTGTTCGCGGCGCCTAGGCTCGCAGTGGCACTCTTGCCTTCCTTCGCCCCGCCGGTCGTCTCGGTCAACGTCGCCTATACCAACGCCTCGCCCGAGACCATCGAGACCACCGTGACGCGGCCGATCGAAAATGCGGTCAGCCGCGTTTCCGGCATCGACATCCTCGAGTCCACGTCCTCGCAGGGACTCTCCACCGTTCGCGTCCAGTTCGTCTACGGCACCGACATCAACGCCGCGGCGGTGGACGTCCAGCAGCAAGTTGCCCGCATCCGAGCGTCGTTGCCGAACGATCCCAATCTGCAAGAGCCGCAGATCATCAAAGCTGATCCAAACGCCACGCCGGTGCTCGTGTTGGAAGTGACCGATCCGTCTCGCTCGCCGCGCGACCTTTCCGACATCGTGGTCAATCAATTCTCCGACGAACTTGCATCGGCGCCGGGCGTGGGCAGCGTGAACCTCTCCGGCGTCACGCAACGTGCGATAATGGTCGAACCGGATGCGCATCGTCTCGCGGCAAACGGACTCACGCTCAACAGTCTGATGACCCGGATCAGCAACGAGAACGTGGACCTGCCCGCCGGCGTCGTGCAAATCGGCCCGCAAGAGTTCGGCGTACGCACCAACGCGCTCTACACGGCGCCGGATCAGATCGCCGACACGATCGTGACGTTCCAAAACGGCGTGCCGATACGGCTGCGCGACGTCGCGAACATCACCGACTCGATCCAAGAACAGCGGGTGTTCACGAGGCTCAACGGCAAGCCGTCGCTGCTTCTCACGGTCACAGCTCAGCCCGACGCGAACATCGTCGAAGTCGCAAACGGCGTCACCGACAAGATCAACGATATCAAGCAGCGCTTCCCAACCGTTCAGTGGGCCACGCTGCTCGACCAGCGCGAATTCATCCTCTTGGCCTTGGCGTCGCTCGAGCACACCGCGATGTACGGCGCGATTCTCGCAGTCCTGGTCATTCTGCTATTCTTGCACTCCTGGCGCGCAACCGTGATCGTGGCGGTCTCGCTACCGGTCTCGATCTTGGGCACGCTGTTCGTCGCCTACGCATTTCACGAGTCCATCAATACCATCACGCTTGGCGGCATAGCGCTTGGAGTCGGTTTAATCGTCGACGACGCCGTAGTCGTCATCGAGAATATTTCGCGTTTCTTAGGGAAGGGATTGGCTCCGTCCGCGGCCGCCGAAGGTGCGACCGTTCAAATCCTCGGCGCAGTCATGGCCTCGTCGGCGACGGTCATCACGGTATTCTTCCCATTGCTGCTGATACCGGGTTTGCAAGGTCTTATCTTCGGGCCGTTCGCCATCGTCGTGATGAGCGCAGTCGCCATCTCGCTCATCGTGGCCGTCACCGCCGTTCCAATGCTCTCGGCCGAGCTCTTGCGGCGCCGCGGAGCCAATCATACGGAGCCGAATTCTGCCACACGGCCAGGAGGATCGTTCTCCGCCGCGTTCGACCGCACGTACGAGCGCCTCGAGCGCACGTATCGCTCGGCGCTGTCGTTCTGTCTCGACCGTCCGCTCGCGGTGCTCGGCACAGCCGCGGCACTGTTCACGCTCACGGTCGTGGCCATGCAGCTTGGCGTTGTTTCGACGGAGATATTCCCGGCGTCGGATTCGAGATTCTTGCAGTTCGATCTGCAAGCGCCGAACGGCACGGCCCTCAATGTCATGAACGCGATCTCGCTCACAGTCGAGAAAGCGCTCGCCGATGATCCGCGAGTCACCGCCGTGGGTTCCACCGTCGGACAGTCGGGCTTCGTTTCCCGGCCGGTCACCAACCGCGCCAGCATCCAGGTCGCGCTAAAGCGCGGCACGAGCGGGCCGGTGGCCGCGGCGTTCGTCAAGGAATGGCACAAGAAGCTCATGGATGCCGCGGCCAAGCAGCCGAACACCCCGGACGGAGCAGCACTGCATAACGCGATGGTCGGGACGATCGTTCGCGGTCAGACCATCGATATCGTGCAGCGTCAGATATCGCAAGGGCAGACCGCGCTCGAGTTAGAGATATTCGGGCCGGACATCAACAAGCTGCTCGCCATCTCCGATGATGTCATGAACCGGATCTCGCAGATAGCCGGTGTCGACACGCCCGACAAGAACGTGACGAACTCGCAGCCGGAGATCGACGTCACCATCGATCGCACGCGGCTTATGGAAGCCGGGATGGGGACGGGCGACTTGGCGCAGTTCGTCAGCACGGCCACGAATGGATCGATCGCGTCCTACTATCAGATCAACGGCATCCAGTATCCGATCGTCGTGCAGATGCCCGCCAACCAGCGCCGTTCTTACCCGTCGCTGCAGTCGCTCGAGTTCACTCCCATCGGTTCGTCCACGAGTGCGGCAAACGCGACGGGTGCGGCGAACGCAAAGGGCATCCAGCCGACGTCTACTCTCGGCAGCATCGCGACATTGACCGAGGGTCTTGGACCATCCGCGATAAGCCGCGAAGACCGCCAGCGGCGCGTCGAGATAAGCGCGCCCATCAGCGGCCGGCCGCTCGGACCAATATTGGTGGACGCAGCCAAAGTCATGAACAACTATCCGATGCCGGCAGGCTATCGCTGGGAGTATGGCCCCGAGATCCAACGCGGCGAGACGAGCTTTAATTCGCTCTATCTGGCCGTCGGTCTCGCGATCCTGCTCATCTACATGCTGCTCGCCGCGCAATTCGAATCGTATGTGGACCCGCTCGTCGTCATGACGTCGATTCCGTTGTCACTGGTCGGCATTATCGGTTCACTGGTCGTGACCAATCGCGCCTTTGGTCTCACCGCGTTCATCGGTTCGCTGATGCTCGTCGGCATCGCCGTGAAAAATGCTATCCTCGTCATCGAATTCACCAAGCAGCTGCGCGAAGATGGCGTTGATGCTCGTGAGGCGCTGCTTCACGCAGGTCCCCTGCGTCTGCGGCCGATACTCATGACGACGTTCGCCACAATCGGCGGCATGCTGCCGCTGGCGCTCGGCATCGAGACCGGCAGTTCAACGCAAGCGCCGCTGGCGACAGTGGTCATCGGCGGGCTCATCACCTCCACGTTTCTATCGCTGCTCGTCGTGCCCACGCTGTACCTCGCGATCGCTCGGCGCAGCAAAGGCAAGTTCATCTCGCGTCGCCGCACCCCGGAAGCAGAACCCACGGCGGCCGAAGAGCACGTTCCGGTTCTGAGCTGA